From Terriglobales bacterium:
CGTCCCTGGGATGCACCTGCACCGACAGCTTCTGGCGGGGAAACAGAAACTTGACGAGCAGGGGAAAGCGCTCCGCCTGGGGCGCAGCCTCACCCACCAGCTCCCGCCCATAGCGGTGCGCCAGCACGCCCAGCGTCTGGCCCGTGAGCCGGCCGTTGGCCACGCGACAGTCGTCACCGGTCAGCCACACCTCGCCGATGGGCTCGCCTTCGATCTTGTAGTTGGGATAGATGGGTGCCAGGTCGCGCGCACCCCACACGCGCTCCTTGAACTCGGGCAACAGCAGCAGTGGATAGAGGTCGGACATGAGAGCGGACTATGGTAACAAGCGCGGGAAAAAACCTAACCACAAAGGATACGAGGGAGCACGGAGGCCCTGTTCCAGCCGCTGTTAAAGCGCGCCGAAGAACTTGCGCATGCGCCCCAGGCCCTTCTCGATCTCCGCCGCCGAGGTCGCATAGGAGATGCGGATGTGCTCGCGCGTGCCGAAGCCCTCGCCGGGGACGGTGACCACGCCCGCCTCGCGCAGCAGGCGTCCGGCAACGTCCGAAGCCGACTGGATGCCGCCGCGCCCGAAGTAGCTGGAAACGTTGGGATAGGCGTAGAACGCCCCTTCGGGCTGGGTGCAGGCCACGCCCGAAATCCCGCGTAAGCCGGTGACGATCTGGTCGCGCAGCCGGATGTAGTCGGCGCGCATCTCCGCCACGCACTCCTGCGGCCCGTTGAGCGCCGCCACTGCCGCCTTCTGCACGATGGAGGTCGGGTTCGAAGTGGACTGGCTCTGCAGCTTCTGCATGGCGGAAACGATCGGCGCCGGCGCCAAGGCGTAGCCCAGCCGCCATCCCGTCATGGCGTAGGTTTTCGACAGCGACCCGATGATGACCAGATGCTCCTTGCAGTCGGTGAGCGAGCCGGCGGAGAACGGCTTCCCGGCGAAATCCAGATAGACGTAACACTCGTCGGAGACCACGTAGATGCCGCGCTGGTGCGCCAGGCGCACGATGGCCGCGATGTCCGCAGCGCTCATGACCGCGCCCGAGGGATTCGACGGCGAGTTCAGGATGATGGCCTTGGTGCGCGGCGTGAGGGCGCGCTCGATCATCGCGGCGGTGAGCTGGAAGCCCTGCCGCTCATCGGTCTCGACGAAGACGCAGGCGCCGCCCGCGTACTGGATGATGTCTTTGAACGAGACCCAGTAGGGCACGGGTACGATGACCTCGTCGCCGTGGTCCACCAGCACCTGGATGGCGTTGAACAGCGCGTGCTTGCCACCGACGGAGGCGATGGCCTCCTCGCGTTTGTATCCCGAACCCAGGTCAACGGCGTGCCGGCGCACGATGGCGTCGCGCAGCTCGGCCGTCCCTGCCACCGCCGTGTACTTGGTGAAGTTCGCTGCGAGGGCGGCGACCGCGGCATCCTTGATGTGCTGGGGCGTGGCAAAGTGCGGCTCGCCCGCGCCGAAATCCACCAGGTCGGCGCCGGCGGCGCGCAGCTTCTCGGCTTCGTTCACCACCGCCAGCGTGGCGGAGATCTCGATGCGCTGGATGCGCTGCGTGAGGGGCGACGTCTTCACTTCCGCTGTGGCGCTCATCTTTGTTTCTTGCTCCCTCGCTTGGCCTGAATGGGGACGGGTTTTGCGACGCGATTGACCTTGGCGCGCAGGCCCTCTTCCACCATCGCCGGCACCAGCCCGCGCACCGAGCCTCCGTGGCGTGAAATCTCCTTCACCAGCCGGGAACTCAGGTACGAGTACTTCTCCGCCGGCATCATGAACACGGTCTCCAGTTTCGGATCGAGCTTCCGATTCATCAGCGCCATCTGCAGCTCGTACTCGTAGTCGCTGATGGCGCGGATGCCCCGCAGCACAGCGCCCGCTCCCCTGCTGCGCGCATAGTCCACCAGCAGGCCGTCGAAGGTGTCCACCTGTACGTTTTTGAAGCGCGCGGTCATGCTCTCCAGCATCTCGCGCCGCTCCTCCAGGGTGAACAGCGGGGCTTTCTCCGGGTGGCGCAGAATGGCGACGATGAGTTCGTCGAAGATCTTGCTGCCGCGCTCGACCAGGTCCAGATGCCCGTTGGTCAGCGGGTCGAAAGAGCCGGGGTAGATGGCGATGACGGGCTTCATGCTTGTCCGCGGGACCAAGGGCTTTTATATCACCGCCGCCGCGCCGCCGCGCACAGAAAAAGCCGCACCCGTTTGTCCCGCTCCGGCGCCACCGTTACAATCTTCCCGTCACTCGACTTGGAGGGCCCTAGGTCCCTCGACTCGCACTTCCTCGTCCGCCTGGGCGGACTCGGGTCGCGCTCGCTCGGGATGACAATCCTAAGAATGGGGTCGCCAGCCAAGGAATCCCTCAGCAAGAGCTACGCCGCTCTCACTTCCGTGCCACGGCCCGAGCCTGCTCTTTCTGCATGGGTTCGGCGGGGACGGGGGCGGGCGCAGCGGGGGCGAGCAGGCCAAGGGCCTGGCGCACTTCGACGTCCAGCTTCTGGGTGATGTCTTTGTTCTCGCGCATGAAGTTGCGCGCGTTCTCGCGGCCCTGCCCAAGGCGCTCCCCGCGGAAGCTGAACCAAGTGCCAGACTTCTCGACCAGCCCCTGGGTCACGGCCAGGTCTAGCAGGTCGCCCTCGCGGGAGATGCCTTCGCCGTAGAGGATGTCGAACTCGGCGTCGCGGAAGGGCGCCGCGACCTTGTTCTTCACCACCTTCACCCGGGTGCGCGAGCCCACCACCTGGTCGCCTTCCTTGATGGCGGCGATGCGCCGGATGTCGATGCGCACCGAGGAGTAGAACTTCAGCGCCCGGCCGCCGGAGGTGGTCTCCGGGTTGCCGAACATCACGCCAATCTTCTCCCGGATCTGGTTGATGAAGATCATGCAGGTGCGCGACTTGGAGACGATGCCGGTGAGCTTCCTGAGCGCCTGCGACATCAGGCGCGCCTGCAGGCCGACGTGGTGGTCGCCCATCTCGCCGTCCAGCTCGGCCTTGGGGACCAGCGCGGCGACCGAATCCACCACCAGCACGTCAATGGCGTTCGAGCGCACCAGGGCCTCGGCGATCTCCAGCGCCTGCTCGCCCCAGTCGGGCTGCGACACCAGCAGGTTGTCCACATCCACGCCCAGCTTCTTAGCGTAGGCGGGATCGAGGGCATGCTCGGCGTCCACGAAGGCGGCCATGCCGCCCGTCTTCTGCGCCTCGGCGATGACCTGCAGCGCGATGGTGGTCTTGCCCGAGGCCTCCGGGCCGAAGATCTCCACCACCCTGCCGCGGGGGAAGCCGCCCACGCCCAGCGCCAGGTCGAAGGAGATGGCGCCTGTGGGGATGACGGAGATGGGAACGATGGGCCCCTTCGACCCCAGCCGCATGATGGAGCCTTTGCCGAACTGCTTCTCGATCTGCGCCATTGCCAGGTCGATCGCCTTGCCCTTCTCGTCAGCCATGAATGCTCTCCTAAAGTCTTGCGT
This genomic window contains:
- a CDS encoding pyridoxal phosphate-dependent aminotransferase; its protein translation is MSATAEVKTSPLTQRIQRIEISATLAVVNEAEKLRAAGADLVDFGAGEPHFATPQHIKDAAVAALAANFTKYTAVAGTAELRDAIVRRHAVDLGSGYKREEAIASVGGKHALFNAIQVLVDHGDEVIVPVPYWVSFKDIIQYAGGACVFVETDERQGFQLTAAMIERALTPRTKAIILNSPSNPSGAVMSAADIAAIVRLAHQRGIYVVSDECYVYLDFAGKPFSAGSLTDCKEHLVIIGSLSKTYAMTGWRLGYALAPAPIVSAMQKLQSQSTSNPTSIVQKAAVAALNGPQECVAEMRADYIRLRDQIVTGLRGISGVACTQPEGAFYAYPNVSSYFGRGGIQSASDVAGRLLREAGVVTVPGEGFGTREHIRISYATSAAEIEKGLGRMRKFFGAL
- the coaD gene encoding pantetheine-phosphate adenylyltransferase, producing the protein MKPVIAIYPGSFDPLTNGHLDLVERGSKIFDELIVAILRHPEKAPLFTLEERREMLESMTARFKNVQVDTFDGLLVDYARSRGAGAVLRGIRAISDYEYELQMALMNRKLDPKLETVFMMPAEKYSYLSSRLVKEISRHGGSVRGLVPAMVEEGLRAKVNRVAKPVPIQAKRGSKKQR
- the recA gene encoding recombinase RecA, with the protein product MADEKGKAIDLAMAQIEKQFGKGSIMRLGSKGPIVPISVIPTGAISFDLALGVGGFPRGRVVEIFGPEASGKTTIALQVIAEAQKTGGMAAFVDAEHALDPAYAKKLGVDVDNLLVSQPDWGEQALEIAEALVRSNAIDVLVVDSVAALVPKAELDGEMGDHHVGLQARLMSQALRKLTGIVSKSRTCMIFINQIREKIGVMFGNPETTSGGRALKFYSSVRIDIRRIAAIKEGDQVVGSRTRVKVVKNKVAAPFRDAEFDILYGEGISREGDLLDLAVTQGLVEKSGTWFSFRGERLGQGRENARNFMRENKDITQKLDVEVRQALGLLAPAAPAPVPAEPMQKEQARAVARK